One window from the genome of Myxococcales bacterium encodes:
- a CDS encoding putative DNA-binding domain-containing protein, which yields MNLASIQHTMFDYVLGRKSHAETARELGLEEASPAAERLSVWRRAYVHTLRESAAALFPTTHKVVVGRLGEDAWTQLVARVGRERPPVETRFAASGLVDILRANCEALTLPTWVVDLADLELAERRIGAAPAPAVLPAQARGALRLVTPFGLRRYGSDVSAVRRAEDPTTVAPAAHATVIAIWRSTDGVRRTLRLSATGLRVLQAVDSSDAALAALLAGPLGERASSALARFRELGLVVGGDLSA from the coding sequence ATGAACCTCGCGTCCATTCAGCACACGATGTTCGACTACGTGCTCGGCCGAAAATCTCACGCCGAGACAGCTCGCGAGCTCGGCCTCGAGGAAGCGTCGCCCGCCGCCGAGCGGCTATCGGTGTGGCGTCGAGCCTACGTCCACACGCTGCGGGAGAGCGCCGCAGCGCTCTTCCCGACGACCCACAAGGTTGTCGTCGGTCGTTTGGGCGAAGACGCGTGGACCCAGCTCGTCGCCCGCGTCGGCCGCGAGCGGCCGCCGGTGGAGACACGATTCGCCGCGTCGGGGCTCGTCGACATCCTTCGCGCGAACTGCGAAGCCCTCACGCTGCCGACCTGGGTGGTCGACCTGGCGGATCTCGAGCTCGCGGAGCGCCGCATTGGCGCCGCGCCAGCGCCCGCCGTGCTGCCGGCGCAAGCGCGCGGAGCGCTTCGGCTCGTTACCCCCTTCGGTCTGCGTCGATACGGAAGCGACGTCTCGGCGGTGCGCCGCGCCGAAGATCCGACGACGGTCGCGCCCGCCGCCCACGCGACGGTGATCGCCATCTGGCGCTCCACCGACGGTGTTCGGCGCACGCTCCGCCTCTCCGCCACCGGGTTGCGCGTCCTTCAAGCGGTGGACTCGAGCGATGCCGCGCTCGCGGCGCTCCTTGCGGGGCCGCTGGGCGAACGCGCAAGTTCCGCCCTCGCCCGTTTTAGGGAACTGGGCCTTGTCGTGGGTGGCGACCTCAGCGCATGA
- a CDS encoding serine/threonine-protein phosphatase: protein MSLRPRRAFHRGSVLASGLVLDVARLGFATARARVLRLSVHNAAVFRMEGALFVRFAFPMRVSTGAVGGAPVVRQGNLHAAAPLDDDEVTALDAGVEAVVTVHGGVASVWPVADQAREDLADWLDVTDFEVCPSALSLGASVAPSTTRLAPPVSDARKQLGVAPLSHEGASFLAAVGAERPVLRDAGSLANRVRTAVAAAWTFVSELGRRLRGSAGQAHDPAAGPPASEPLAPSLWGRLWGVFTRLVISSRLAGLIGRRQAAYLARMLELFEQRDLDEALRHAIPLSKELEGALAPPALPALGVPSPRERLAIVPHRARGGASSLGVGEGLFELLRATYRRAFDRLVALGEFEKAAFILAELLNASEEAVSFLERHGRRVLAAEVAEARDLPPGLVVRQWFLAGHRERAVAVARRTGAFADAVLRLEATDKSLGQALRLVWADHLADCGDYAAAVDVAWAIAAARPTLRVWLERAVAVGGETGARMLVRTVRAQPEALEVTRDRMLSLLAAEEGGALARAVGREVLSEKATGGVRVFAKLAARRLVALGASDGGGADARRPDEPLVRRLLDAAGDGAFRADVLACKGREAPLTPLVAVHVRAYALTDIGTCRDVNEDTAIATTLREARGGRAAPAPSERGREVHADATALGLLLGAIDAMGGVSSGDAAADMARRELFERLQTPRAASSLREAAERLAATFEAANGAIFSEATKDPARRGMGCAATAATTFGSTLLVGQVGDTRGYILRGGSLVQVTRDHSLLNEYIAAGHLMTPEAIEEFPHKNVITRAMGMAASIEADLVRVELCRGDVVLLCSDGLTSVVSDAGVRDLLQAHEEPEHACVALVRAAIAAGAPDNIAVVVARFDGDTLPEPTLPIDVGPIVGPSYESPSAHPAVVKRRRADSGALAIHDAALLPDGRVLVALGELGVRLLSRHGKTLARFGEPAHRLIMSDHGDRAILVAFRGEMLRLAKLDVLGCRVRPWCDAPAQAFATTFDGGSWFVAQGGRLLAIDALQDGWEHLWTVDEPATAIRFVAREEGAVSAYFERTKGEGAELWTFDPLALTLRGRTELAGAAERRALSACSGDGVLAGWWRSDVEQGPLRALIQRGGGIARQLPVTAAVASVPPWLSSHWVAFPTASAEGTAVYVFAVASQTPSVVVQLDGALSSQDAASAGVGLRFQQDRAVLFDAKGRLLVVSLPSGAVVQELRVS from the coding sequence ATGAGTCTGCGTCCGCGGCGCGCCTTTCACCGAGGTTCGGTGCTGGCCTCGGGGCTGGTGCTCGATGTGGCGCGCCTCGGATTCGCCACCGCGCGCGCGCGCGTCTTGCGGCTCTCGGTCCACAACGCGGCCGTCTTCCGCATGGAGGGAGCCCTCTTCGTGCGCTTCGCGTTCCCCATGCGCGTGTCCACGGGCGCCGTTGGCGGTGCGCCCGTTGTCCGGCAGGGCAACCTTCACGCGGCAGCGCCGCTTGATGACGATGAGGTCACGGCGCTCGACGCCGGCGTCGAGGCCGTCGTGACGGTTCATGGCGGCGTCGCCTCCGTGTGGCCCGTTGCCGACCAAGCGCGCGAAGACCTCGCCGATTGGCTCGACGTGACGGACTTTGAGGTGTGCCCGAGCGCCCTCTCCCTTGGCGCGAGCGTCGCCCCATCGACGACGAGGCTCGCGCCGCCTGTCTCCGACGCTCGAAAGCAGTTGGGCGTCGCTCCGCTCTCCCACGAAGGCGCCTCGTTCTTGGCGGCGGTTGGCGCCGAGCGACCGGTCCTTCGCGACGCGGGCTCGCTCGCGAATCGAGTGCGCACGGCCGTGGCCGCCGCGTGGACCTTCGTGAGCGAGCTGGGCCGCCGCCTCCGAGGTTCCGCCGGACAGGCACACGACCCCGCAGCGGGCCCACCGGCCTCCGAGCCGCTCGCGCCGTCGCTTTGGGGGCGCCTTTGGGGTGTCTTCACGCGTCTGGTGATTTCGTCACGCCTTGCAGGCCTCATCGGTCGACGCCAAGCCGCGTACCTCGCGCGCATGCTCGAGCTCTTCGAGCAGCGCGATCTCGACGAAGCCCTCCGCCACGCGATTCCGCTCTCGAAGGAGCTCGAGGGCGCGCTGGCGCCGCCGGCGCTGCCGGCGCTGGGAGTGCCCTCGCCCCGCGAAAGGCTCGCCATCGTTCCGCACCGCGCGCGCGGCGGCGCGAGCTCTTTGGGTGTTGGTGAGGGGCTGTTCGAACTCTTGCGGGCGACCTATCGGCGCGCCTTCGATCGCTTGGTCGCGCTCGGAGAGTTCGAGAAGGCGGCGTTCATTCTCGCCGAGTTGCTCAACGCGAGCGAGGAGGCGGTCTCGTTTCTCGAGCGGCACGGGCGCCGCGTTCTCGCCGCCGAGGTCGCAGAGGCGCGCGACCTACCGCCCGGCCTCGTGGTTCGGCAGTGGTTTCTAGCGGGCCACCGCGAGCGTGCCGTGGCGGTGGCGCGCCGCACCGGCGCGTTTGCCGACGCAGTCCTCAGGCTCGAGGCGACGGACAAGAGCCTCGGGCAGGCGCTGCGCCTTGTGTGGGCGGACCACCTCGCCGATTGCGGGGATTATGCAGCGGCCGTCGATGTGGCGTGGGCCATCGCGGCGGCGCGACCGACGCTCCGCGTGTGGCTCGAGCGCGCCGTTGCCGTGGGCGGTGAGACAGGCGCTCGGATGCTCGTTCGAACGGTCCGCGCGCAGCCCGAGGCGCTTGAGGTGACGCGTGATCGCATGTTATCGCTCCTCGCTGCCGAAGAAGGTGGCGCGTTGGCGCGGGCCGTAGGTCGCGAGGTGCTCAGCGAGAAGGCGACGGGCGGTGTGCGCGTCTTCGCGAAGCTGGCGGCGCGGAGGCTCGTCGCGCTGGGCGCATCGGACGGCGGCGGCGCGGACGCGCGACGGCCCGACGAACCGCTCGTGCGACGTCTCCTGGACGCTGCGGGTGACGGGGCCTTTCGCGCCGACGTGCTCGCTTGCAAGGGGAGGGAGGCTCCCCTTACACCCTTGGTCGCTGTACATGTTCGCGCGTACGCGTTGACGGACATCGGCACGTGCCGCGACGTCAACGAAGACACGGCAATCGCCACGACGCTTCGAGAGGCGCGCGGCGGTCGGGCTGCGCCGGCCCCGAGTGAGCGCGGACGCGAGGTCCACGCCGACGCGACCGCGCTGGGCCTCCTGCTCGGCGCCATCGACGCGATGGGCGGGGTGTCCTCTGGCGACGCGGCGGCTGACATGGCGCGCCGCGAGCTCTTCGAGAGGTTGCAGACTCCGCGCGCCGCATCGTCGCTACGCGAGGCGGCCGAGCGCTTGGCGGCGACCTTTGAGGCAGCCAACGGCGCCATCTTTTCCGAGGCAACGAAAGATCCCGCGCGGCGAGGCATGGGCTGCGCGGCGACAGCGGCCACCACCTTCGGCTCGACGCTGCTCGTGGGGCAGGTCGGTGATACGCGCGGCTACATTCTCCGGGGCGGCTCGCTCGTGCAGGTGACTCGGGACCACTCGCTCTTGAACGAGTACATCGCTGCGGGGCACCTGATGACGCCAGAGGCGATAGAAGAGTTCCCTCACAAGAACGTCATCACACGCGCCATGGGGATGGCCGCATCCATCGAGGCGGACCTCGTTCGCGTCGAGCTCTGTCGGGGCGATGTCGTGCTCCTGTGCTCCGACGGACTAACGTCGGTGGTGAGCGACGCTGGCGTGCGTGACCTTCTTCAGGCGCATGAGGAGCCGGAGCATGCGTGCGTCGCGCTCGTGCGCGCGGCCATCGCCGCCGGTGCACCGGACAACATCGCCGTCGTGGTGGCCCGCTTCGACGGGGATACGTTGCCGGAGCCCACGCTGCCGATCGACGTCGGTCCTATCGTCGGGCCTAGCTACGAGTCGCCTTCGGCGCACCCGGCCGTCGTGAAGCGACGGCGCGCAGACTCGGGCGCGTTGGCCATCCACGACGCGGCGCTGCTGCCCGACGGGCGCGTCCTCGTCGCGCTCGGCGAGCTCGGGGTGCGGCTCTTGTCTCGTCACGGGAAGACGCTCGCGCGCTTCGGTGAGCCGGCCCATCGCCTGATCATGTCGGATCACGGCGATCGCGCCATCCTCGTCGCCTTTCGCGGGGAGATGCTTCGACTAGCCAAGCTTGACGTTCTTGGTTGTCGGGTGCGCCCGTGGTGCGACGCGCCGGCGCAAGCGTTCGCCACGACCTTTGACGGAGGAAGCTGGTTCGTCGCGCAGGGGGGACGCCTCCTCGCCATCGATGCCTTGCAGGACGGATGGGAGCATCTGTGGACCGTGGACGAGCCTGCGACGGCCATTCGCTTCGTGGCGCGCGAGGAGGGGGCGGTCTCGGCGTACTTCGAACGCACGAAAGGTGAGGGGGCCGAGCTTTGGACCTTCGACCCGTTGGCGCTGACGCTGCGAGGCCGGACCGAGCTCGCTGGCGCGGCGGAGCGACGGGCGCTCTCGGCGTGCTCTGGCGACGGGGTTCTCGCGGGCTGGTGGCGATCTGACGTCGAGCAGGGTCCGCTGCGAGCGCTCATCCAACGTGGCGGCGGTATCGCGCGTCAGTTGCCCGTGACGGCAGCCGTGGCGAGCGTTCCGCCTTGGCTCAGCTCGCATTGGGTCGCCTTCCCCACGGCGTCGGCCGAGGGAACCGCGGTCTACGTCTTCGCCGTCGCCTCCCAGACGCCCTCGGTCGTGGTGCAGCTCGATGGCGCGCTTTCATCGCAGGACGCCGCGTCGGCCGGCGTGGGCCTCCGCTTCCAACAGGATCGCGCGGTCCTCTTTGACGCGAAGGGACGCCTCTTGGTTGTGTCCTTGCCGAGCGGCGCTGTCGTCCAAGAGCTTCGCGTGTCGTAA
- a CDS encoding DUF692 domain-containing protein, producing MKVAGFGLGLRTEFMAELLEKHEHAIDWLEIIPENWIDLGGNRGRDLERCAERWTLVPHSVSMSIGGLDPLDRKLFRDVGALCRAIDAPFWSDHICYAVLDGKHVHDLLPLPCSDEALEHVLRRIAEARAMTDVPLVFENPTYYVKMPGATMSEPEFLTHVFRESGAGFLLDVNNVYVNSQNHGFDAKRYIDALPLDAVKQIHVAGHTVAGSVIVDTHRGHVVDAVWDLYRYTLARARRLIPTLLEWDSELPKLEVLVGEIERARREADRALTDVNGNKAAEKAA from the coding sequence ATGAAGGTCGCAGGATTTGGTTTGGGTTTGCGCACGGAGTTCATGGCCGAGCTCCTGGAGAAGCACGAGCACGCCATCGATTGGCTCGAGATCATTCCCGAGAACTGGATCGACCTCGGTGGCAACCGAGGTCGTGACCTCGAGCGCTGCGCGGAACGTTGGACTCTCGTTCCGCACTCCGTGTCGATGTCCATCGGCGGGCTCGACCCGCTCGATCGGAAGCTCTTTCGCGATGTTGGCGCGCTGTGCCGCGCCATCGACGCTCCGTTCTGGAGCGACCACATTTGTTATGCCGTCCTCGACGGCAAACACGTCCACGATCTCTTGCCGTTGCCGTGCTCCGACGAGGCCCTGGAGCATGTGCTGCGGAGGATCGCAGAGGCGCGCGCTATGACGGACGTGCCGCTCGTCTTCGAGAATCCGACCTACTACGTGAAGATGCCCGGCGCGACGATGTCCGAGCCGGAGTTTCTGACCCACGTGTTTCGTGAGTCGGGCGCGGGCTTTCTTCTCGACGTCAACAACGTCTACGTCAACAGTCAGAACCACGGCTTCGACGCCAAGCGCTACATCGACGCTCTCCCGCTCGATGCCGTGAAGCAGATCCACGTCGCTGGTCACACGGTCGCCGGTTCGGTCATCGTGGACACGCATCGAGGGCACGTCGTGGACGCTGTGTGGGACCTCTACCGCTACACGTTGGCGCGAGCCCGGCGCCTCATCCCGACGCTGCTCGAATGGGACTCGGAGCTGCCCAAACTCGAGGTCCTGGTGGGTGAGATCGAGCGCGCCCGGCGCGAAGCGGACCGCGCTCTCACGGACGTGAACGGAAACAAGGCGGCGGAGAAGGCGGCATGA
- a CDS encoding elongation factor G, which translates to MAARIPLDRIRNIGISAHIDSGKTTLTERILFYTGRIHKIHEVRGKDGVGAKMDSMDLEREKGITIQSAATYCVWNGSQDQIQPHNINIIDTPGHVDFTIEVERALRVLDGAILVLDSGKGVQSQSITVDKQMKRYHVPRIAFVNKMDNPGANYERVAEMLKEKLNHHPVTIQVPIGAEADFKGIIDPIIGKAFFFEGNDGEVIREVDVPEEFAAATKAAREKIIQDVADVDDILAEKFINEEPISVEELRAAIRRATLALKMTPVMCGSAIKNKGVQLLLDDVVHYLPNPTEIKNEAHNQDKGEEKVVVDSDPTKPFVGLAFKLQQDKYGQLTYFRVYQGTVSAGDTIFNVSNEMRKVRVPRMFRMHSEDREEIPSAEAGDIVAFYGVEASSGETFTDGKVNVTLTSMHVPAAVISLAVAPKDRSTEVNFSKALNRFTKEDPTFRVHQDEESQQTIISGMGELHLDIYMERMRREYNCDVIAGKPQVAYRETITRRAEINYTHKKQTGGSGQYAKVMGYIEPLPADAVESYEFVDDVTGGSIPREFISSCDKGFKEGVRKGTMIGFPVVGIRCAVNDGASHAVDSSEMAFKTAALMGFREAYQAAAPTILEPIMKVEIDAPTEFQGSVVGQVNQRRGVILETVAGDSVSITCEVPLNAMFGYSTDLRSATQGKGTFTMEFARYAIVPKQEQEEMTKKYREKLALEAKK; encoded by the coding sequence GTGGCCGCTCGCATCCCCCTAGACCGCATCCGTAACATCGGCATCTCGGCTCACATCGACTCCGGCAAGACGACGCTCACCGAGCGCATCCTGTTCTACACGGGTCGAATCCACAAGATCCACGAGGTGCGCGGCAAGGACGGCGTCGGCGCCAAGATGGACTCGATGGATCTCGAGCGCGAGAAGGGCATCACGATCCAGTCGGCCGCGACCTACTGCGTGTGGAACGGCTCGCAGGATCAAATCCAGCCCCACAACATCAACATCATCGACACGCCAGGCCACGTCGACTTCACCATCGAGGTCGAGCGCGCCCTCCGCGTCCTAGACGGCGCCATCCTCGTGCTCGACTCCGGCAAGGGCGTGCAGAGTCAGTCGATCACCGTCGACAAGCAGATGAAGCGGTACCACGTCCCGCGCATCGCCTTCGTCAACAAGATGGACAACCCCGGCGCCAACTACGAGCGCGTCGCGGAGATGCTCAAAGAGAAGCTCAATCACCACCCGGTGACCATCCAGGTGCCCATCGGCGCCGAAGCCGACTTCAAGGGCATCATCGACCCGATCATCGGCAAGGCCTTCTTCTTCGAAGGGAACGACGGCGAAGTTATCCGCGAGGTCGACGTCCCCGAGGAGTTCGCCGCCGCCACCAAGGCCGCTCGCGAGAAGATCATCCAAGACGTCGCCGACGTCGACGACATCCTCGCCGAGAAGTTCATCAACGAAGAACCCATCTCCGTCGAAGAGCTCCGCGCCGCCATTCGCCGCGCCACGCTCGCCCTCAAGATGACGCCCGTCATGTGCGGGTCGGCCATCAAGAACAAGGGCGTCCAGCTCTTGCTCGACGACGTCGTGCACTACCTCCCGAATCCGACAGAGATTAAGAACGAGGCCCACAACCAGGACAAGGGCGAAGAGAAGGTCGTCGTCGACTCCGATCCGACGAAGCCCTTCGTCGGTCTCGCGTTCAAGCTCCAGCAAGACAAGTACGGCCAGCTCACCTACTTCCGCGTCTACCAAGGCACGGTCTCGGCCGGCGACACGATCTTCAACGTCTCAAACGAGATGCGAAAGGTCCGCGTTCCCCGCATGTTCCGCATGCACTCGGAAGATCGCGAAGAGATTCCGTCGGCGGAAGCCGGCGACATCGTCGCCTTCTACGGCGTCGAGGCGAGCTCCGGCGAAACCTTCACCGACGGCAAGGTCAACGTGACCCTCACGTCGATGCACGTGCCGGCGGCCGTCATCTCGCTCGCGGTCGCGCCGAAGGATCGCTCGACGGAGGTCAACTTCTCCAAGGCGCTCAACCGCTTCACGAAGGAAGACCCGACCTTCCGCGTCCACCAAGACGAAGAGTCGCAGCAGACGATCATCAGCGGCATGGGCGAGCTCCACCTCGACATCTACATGGAGCGCATGCGCCGCGAGTACAACTGCGACGTCATCGCGGGCAAGCCGCAGGTCGCGTACCGCGAGACGATCACGCGCCGCGCCGAGATCAACTACACGCACAAGAAGCAGACCGGCGGCTCCGGGCAGTACGCCAAGGTCATGGGGTACATCGAGCCGCTCCCGGCCGACGCCGTGGAGAGCTACGAGTTCGTCGACGACGTCACCGGCGGCTCCATCCCGCGCGAGTTCATCAGCTCCTGCGACAAGGGCTTCAAGGAAGGCGTCCGCAAGGGCACGATGATCGGCTTCCCCGTCGTCGGCATTCGCTGCGCCGTGAACGACGGCGCGTCGCACGCCGTCGACTCGTCCGAAATGGCCTTCAAGACGGCGGCCCTCATGGGCTTCCGCGAGGCCTATCAAGCGGCGGCGCCCACGATCCTCGAGCCCATCATGAAGGTCGAGATCGACGCACCGACGGAGTTCCAAGGCTCCGTCGTCGGTCAGGTCAACCAGCGGCGCGGCGTCATTCTCGAGACCGTCGCTGGCGACAGCGTCAGCATCACCTGCGAAGTCCCGCTGAACGCCATGTTCGGCTACTCGACGGACCTCCGCTCGGCGACGCAAGGCAAGGGGACCTTCACCATGGAGTTTGCTCGCTACGCCATCGTGCCGAAGCAAGAGCAAGAAGAGATGACGAAGAAGTACCGCGAGAAGCTCGCGCTCGAAGCCAAGAAGTAG